From Oncorhynchus tshawytscha isolate Ot180627B linkage group LG11, Otsh_v2.0, whole genome shotgun sequence, the proteins below share one genomic window:
- the jmjd7 gene encoding bifunctional peptidase and (3S)-lysyl hydroxylase JMJD7, whose translation MSILKLKSFNGNVMAENKTLDAVKKCLRDFPLEARELYLNKTVPCLEQPLSPLEFYREWIGPNKPCVIRNAFGHWPALSKWNPSHLREVVGSKVISVAVTPNGYADAVNRDRFVMPEERLMTFSSLLDVVEGKVESRGVFYVQKQCSNLTEELPELTGDVEAHIPWMSEALGKLPDAVNFWLGEAGAVTSMHKDHYENLYCVITGEKHFILLPPSDRPFIPYEHYQPAVYRQREDGDFDVVDVADSGKVPWIPLDPLKPDLELYPDYSLARPLHVTVKAGEMLYLPSLWFHHVRQSHGCIAVNFWYDMEYDIKYNYFQLVESLAGAVGPL comes from the exons ATGTCAATTTTAAAACTAAAATCGTTTAATGGCAATGTAATGGCAGAAAATAAAACGTTGGATGCAGTGAAAAAGTGTTTGAGAGACTTCCCTCTGGAGGCACGTG AGCTATATCTCAATAAAACAGTGCCGTGTCTAGAGCAGCCCCTTTCCCCACTTGAGTTCTACCGGGAATGGATTGGTCCAAATAAACCCTGCGTCATCCGGAATGCTTTCGGTCATTGGCCAGCCTTGTCCAAATGGAATCCCTCCCATCTccg GGAAGTGGTGGGTTCAAAGGTCATCAGTGTGGCCGTGACCCCAAATGGCTATGCAGACGCAGTTAACCGGGACCGCTTTGTCATGCCTGAGGAGCGGCTGATGACCTTCTCCTCTCTGCTGGATGTTGTGGAGGGGAAGGTGGAGAGCAGGGGAGTGTTCTACGTCCAgaaacagtgttctaacctgaccgaggagctgccagagctgacTGGGGATGTGGAGGCTCACATACCCTGGATGAGTGAAGCCCTCG GGAAGTTACCAGATGCAGTGAATTTCTGGTTAGGAGAAGCAGGTGCAGTCACGTCGA TGCACAAGGACCACTATGAGAACCTGTACTGTGTCATCACTGGAGAGAAACACTTCATCCTTCTCCCGCCGTCTGACAGGCCTTTTATACCTTATG AGCACTACCAGCCTGCagtgtacagacagagagaggatggggactTCGACGTGGTTGATGTGGCAGATTCAGGCAAG GTTCCTTGGATACCATTGGACCCGTTAAAGCCAGACCTGGAGCTTTACCCTGACTACAGTCTGGCACGCCCACTCCATGTTACTGTCAAGGCCGGAGAGATGCTCTACCTGCCCTCTCTCTGGTTCCACCATGTTCGCCAGTCTCACGGTTGCATTGCAG TGAATTTCTGGTATGATATGGAGTATGACATCAAATACAACTACTTCCAGCTGGTGGAGTCGCTGGCTGGAGCTGTGGGGCCGCTTTGA